From one Sphingobacteriales bacterium genomic stretch:
- the narI gene encoding respiratory nitrate reductase subunit gamma, whose protein sequence is MSNLLFFNVLPYVALFVMIGCSFYRFFSKSYQVSSLSSQFLEYKGLFWGSNSFHYGLVFLFFGHLTAFLFPRSVLAWNNQPVRVIILEVSAFAFGLAVLTGLILLIIRRLNNKRLLTVASGMDIAVYLVLLVQVISGLWVAYFNRWGSSWFASVLTPYLYSIFRFSPDSTAISTMSLSIKIHVVSAFLITGMFPFTRFFHFIAFPFTYLWRSYQVVVWNWDRKKIRKTV, encoded by the coding sequence ATGAGTAACTTATTGTTTTTTAATGTGTTACCTTATGTAGCACTCTTCGTAATGATTGGCTGTTCGTTTTACCGCTTTTTCAGCAAGTCGTATCAGGTTTCCTCCCTCTCGAGCCAGTTTCTCGAATATAAAGGCTTGTTCTGGGGAAGCAATTCATTTCATTATGGGCTTGTTTTCCTGTTTTTTGGCCACCTGACGGCATTTTTATTTCCACGCAGTGTGCTGGCATGGAACAATCAACCAGTCAGGGTGATTATTCTGGAAGTTTCTGCCTTTGCCTTCGGACTGGCTGTACTAACTGGACTTATTTTGTTAATAATCAGGAGATTAAATAATAAACGTCTGCTTACAGTTGCCTCCGGAATGGACATAGCCGTTTATCTGGTATTGCTGGTGCAGGTGATTTCAGGGCTATGGGTGGCATATTTTAACCGCTGGGGTTCATCCTGGTTTGCCAGCGTATTGACTCCCTATCTGTATTCCATTTTCCGTTTTTCCCCTGACTCCACAGCTATTTCCACCATGTCACTTTCCATTAAAATTCATGTGGTCAGTGCATTTCTTATCACGGGCATGTTTCCCTTTACCCGATTTTTCCATTTTATTGCATTTCCTTTTACCTATCTGTGGCGTAGCTATCAGGTGGTTGTCTGGAACTGGGACAGAAAGAAAATAAGAAAAACCGTTTAA